The proteins below are encoded in one region of Verrucomicrobiota bacterium:
- a CDS encoding DUF3050 domain-containing protein encodes MDINLSTTEEHLAETLSPDLQTIESHPVFGSVQSEAQLRLFMENHVFPVWDFMSLLKFLQAELAPATWPWMPRPHGDLVRLINDIVTGEESDKLPKSHRSQSTHASHFDLYLMAMREVGADTAPITAFLEVVRSQGLDAALEAPMVPEPSRAFMRDTFALLREGKAHCVAASFSFGRENVIPGMFNSLLAKLGIGVERAPIFHYYLKRHAELDGDEHGPAALRLVATLCGDDPAKLAEAIEAAKAALASRARLWDRVLGTLKA; translated from the coding sequence ATGGACATTAATCTTTCGACCACAGAGGAACATCTTGCGGAAACGCTTAGTCCTGACTTGCAGACTATTGAGTCACATCCGGTTTTTGGTTCAGTTCAATCGGAAGCCCAACTTCGCCTCTTCATGGAAAATCATGTTTTCCCCGTCTGGGACTTCATGTCCCTGCTGAAGTTCCTTCAGGCCGAACTGGCACCGGCCACTTGGCCCTGGATGCCCCGACCTCATGGTGACCTGGTGCGGTTGATCAATGATATTGTCACTGGGGAAGAGTCCGACAAGCTTCCGAAGTCGCACCGGTCGCAGAGCACCCACGCGAGTCACTTCGACCTCTACCTCATGGCGATGCGCGAAGTCGGGGCCGACACCGCCCCGATCACCGCCTTCCTGGAGGTCGTCCGATCTCAGGGACTCGATGCCGCACTCGAGGCGCCGATGGTGCCCGAACCCTCGCGGGCCTTCATGAGGGATACCTTTGCCCTGCTACGCGAAGGGAAAGCCCACTGCGTCGCGGCCTCGTTCTCCTTCGGCCGCGAGAACGTCATCCCCGGCATGTTCAACTCACTCCTGGCCAAACTCGGCATTGGCGTGGAGCGGGCCCCGATCTTCCATTATTATCTCAAGCGGCATGCCGAACTCGACGGCGACGAGCATGGGCCAGCCGCGCTCCGTCTGGTAGCCACGCTCTGCGGCGATGATCCGGCAAAGCTTGCGGAAGCCATCGAGGCCGCAAAGGCCGCCCTTGCGAGCCGCGCCCGTCTCTGGGACCGCGTCCTGGGAACACTGAAAGCCTGA
- a CDS encoding DUF2256 domain-containing protein codes for MRREGKAVRKSDLPEKICLHCNRPFAWRKKWERDWESITCCSEACKAAVKRNRHGQS; via the coding sequence ATGCGCCGCGAAGGAAAAGCGGTCCGCAAGTCCGATCTTCCGGAGAAGATCTGCCTGCACTGCAACCGGCCCTTCGCATGGCGCAAGAAATGGGAGCGCGACTGGGAGTCCATCACCTGCTGCAGCGAAGCCTGCAAGGCTGCGGTGAAGCGAAACCGTCACGGGCAATCATGA